A region of Rhizobium grahamii DNA encodes the following proteins:
- the rplT gene encoding 50S ribosomal protein L20, whose translation MARVKRGVTAHAKHKKVLKAAKGFYGRRKNTIRAAKAAVDRSKQYAYRDRKVNKRNFRALWIQRINAAVREFGLTYGRFIDGLNKAGIEVDRKVLSDMAIHEPEAFGALVAASKKALEYLKDAGTKNEFEAAVN comes from the coding sequence ATGGCACGTGTAAAAAGAGGCGTTACCGCCCACGCCAAGCACAAGAAGGTTTTGAAGGCCGCTAAGGGCTTCTACGGTCGTCGCAAGAACACCATCCGCGCCGCTAAGGCCGCTGTTGATCGTTCGAAGCAGTACGCCTACCGCGACCGCAAGGTCAACAAGCGCAACTTCCGCGCTCTCTGGATCCAGCGTATCAACGCTGCTGTCCGCGAATTCGGCCTGACCTACGGCCGCTTCATCGACGGCCTGAACAAGGCTGGCATCGAAGTTGACCGTAAGGTTCTCTCCGATATGGCGATCCATGAGCCGGAAGCATTCGGTGCACTCGTTGCAGCCTCCAAGAAGGCTCTCGAGTACCTGAAGGACGCTGGTACGAAGAACGAGTTTGAAGCAGCCGTCAACTAA
- the infC gene encoding translation initiation factor IF-3, protein MRRPFKNDAPVKEGPRSNREIRIPKVQLIDAEGQNLGVVATDQALRMAEEAGLDLVEISPNAEPPVCKILDLGKLKYANQKKAAEARKKQKIVEVKEIKMRPNIDTHDYEVKMKAMGRFFEEGDKVKVTLKFRGREMAHQELGMKLLQQVKADTLEFAKVEAEPKLEGRQMMMVLAPK, encoded by the coding sequence ATTCGCAGACCTTTCAAGAACGACGCGCCCGTAAAGGAAGGGCCGCGCTCGAACAGGGAAATTCGCATTCCCAAAGTTCAGCTCATCGATGCTGAAGGACAGAATCTAGGCGTCGTGGCGACCGACCAGGCCCTGAGAATGGCTGAAGAAGCCGGCCTCGACCTGGTGGAGATTTCCCCCAACGCCGAACCGCCTGTGTGCAAGATCCTCGATCTGGGCAAGCTGAAATATGCCAACCAGAAGAAGGCCGCCGAGGCGCGCAAGAAGCAGAAGATCGTCGAAGTCAAAGAAATCAAGATGCGCCCGAACATCGACACCCATGATTATGAGGTGAAGATGAAGGCGATGGGTCGTTTCTTCGAAGAAGGCGACAAGGTCAAGGTGACCCTGAAGTTCCGCGGCCGCGAAATGGCCCACCAGGAACTCGGCATGAAGCTTTTGCAGCAGGTCAAGGCCGACACGCTGGAGTTCGCCAAGGTCGAGGCTGAGCCCAAGCTCGAAGGCCGCCAGATGATGATGGTGCTCGCACCGAAGTAA
- a CDS encoding alpha/beta hydrolase produces MSDAISASEPQFLAVGQGAAARDIAYVVRPAREGNNGPALVWLSGYRSDMEGTKAIELDRLAAESGLSCIRFDYSGHGVSKGAFTEGTISRWLEEALGVIAHTRLERVILVGSSMGGWIALRLAQEFAKRADAPKLQGMVLIAPAPDFTSDLIEPNLTKKEKTSLAERGFFEERSEYSPEPNIYTRALIEDGRENQVLKGIIEVGCPVHILQGMKDPDVPFQHAMKLVEHLPADDVVLTFIRDGDHRLSRPQDIERMLFAVKEMAD; encoded by the coding sequence ATGTCCGACGCCATTTCCGCCTCCGAACCGCAATTTCTGGCCGTCGGGCAAGGCGCCGCTGCCCGGGACATCGCCTATGTGGTGCGTCCGGCGCGGGAAGGCAACAACGGCCCTGCCCTGGTCTGGCTGTCCGGATATCGCTCCGACATGGAAGGCACGAAGGCGATCGAGCTCGACAGGCTCGCGGCCGAGAGCGGACTGTCGTGCATCCGTTTCGACTATTCCGGGCACGGCGTGTCGAAAGGCGCATTCACCGAGGGCACCATTTCGCGCTGGCTGGAAGAGGCGCTCGGCGTCATCGCACACACCAGGCTCGAGCGTGTCATCCTCGTCGGCTCGTCAATGGGCGGCTGGATCGCGTTGCGGCTCGCCCAGGAGTTCGCCAAGCGCGCCGATGCGCCGAAGCTTCAGGGCATGGTGCTGATCGCGCCCGCACCGGACTTCACCTCCGATCTCATCGAGCCGAACCTTACAAAGAAGGAGAAGACCTCGCTTGCCGAGCGCGGCTTCTTCGAAGAGCGCTCCGAATACAGCCCGGAGCCCAATATCTACACCCGGGCCCTGATCGAGGACGGACGCGAGAACCAGGTGCTGAAGGGCATTATCGAGGTTGGATGCCCTGTTCACATCCTGCAGGGGATGAAGGATCCGGATGTCCCGTTCCAGCACGCGATGAAGCTCGTCGAGCATCTGCCGGCCGATGACGTGGTACTGACCTTCATCCGTGATGGGGATCACCGCCTGTCCCGTCCACAGGACATAGAACGCATGCTATTTGCCGTTAAGGAAATGGCGGACTGA
- a CDS encoding nuclear transport factor 2 family protein — MSDQQAIEAVVHLYVEGMTFANEAALRKAFHPQCAIIGHYENAVEWLSRDEFIAAIVAEGAAPPTTQPHMDIQMLDIIGDAASVKVSDDFAGMRFTDYLSMLKIQGRWTIVNKLYYLHA, encoded by the coding sequence ATGTCGGACCAGCAAGCAATCGAAGCAGTCGTCCATCTCTACGTCGAGGGCATGACCTTCGCGAACGAAGCGGCATTGCGGAAGGCCTTTCATCCGCAATGCGCCATCATCGGACACTATGAAAACGCCGTCGAATGGCTGAGCCGCGACGAATTCATCGCCGCGATCGTCGCCGAGGGCGCCGCGCCGCCCACGACGCAGCCGCATATGGACATCCAGATGCTCGACATCATCGGCGATGCGGCGAGCGTGAAAGTCAGCGACGATTTCGCCGGCATGCGCTTTACCGACTATCTCTCGATGCTGAAGATCCAGGGCCGCTGGACGATCGTCAACAAGCTCTACTATCTCCACGCATAG
- the pheT gene encoding phenylalanine--tRNA ligase subunit beta, whose product MKFTLSWLKDHLETDATLDEICKRLTEIGLEVEDVDDKAAYKPFVIARVLSAEKHPEADRLKVLSVDAGPDVNGGKPLQIVCGAPNARAGLVGALARPGDYVPGIDVTLGVGKIRGVESQGMMCSEKELNMSDSHDGIIDLPADAPVGTSFAAYAHLDDPMIEINLTPNRPDCTSIYGIARDLAASGLGTLKTRPAPSFAVEGETPVKVTLDLDDEKLCPGFALRLVRGVKNGPSPKWMQQRLLAIGLRPINALVDITNYMTFDQGRPMHVFDAAKVKGNLTVRRAKDGETVLALDQREYKLSANNVVITDADGIESIGGIMGGEHSGCDENTTDVLIESALWDPMNIAKSGRGLGIITDARYRFERGVDPEYMVPGLERTTELVLELCGGTAAKADVVGYKGYEPKIVDFPFSEVKRLTGLEVSTDESAEILTRLGFKVTGSGERVSVSVPSWRPDVDGKADLVEEVMRIHGVDNIKPAPLESHAEVNGKILTTLQIRTRTAKRALASRGMLEAVTWSFISEDQAKLFGGGSPALKLANPIAADMSDMRPSLLPGLLSAAQRNADKGYGDVAIFEVSGTYENDRPEGQRRVAGGVRRGTASLAGAGRMWLNAAKGGGKPVDVFDAKADALAVIEACGLPMGNIQIEQGGPDWYHPGRSGTIKMGPKVILGYFGEFHPLTLEALDVSGALSGFEVYIDAMAEPKKKATRTKPALELSPFQAVKRDFAFVVDKSVEAGAIIKAATGADRKLVTGVNVFDIFEGPSLGEGKKSVAIEVQIQPVDRTLTDEDFEALTQKIVASVTKFTGGVLRA is encoded by the coding sequence ATGAAGTTCACACTTTCCTGGCTGAAGGATCATCTGGAAACGGATGCGACCCTTGACGAAATCTGCAAGCGCCTGACCGAGATCGGCCTTGAGGTCGAGGATGTCGACGACAAGGCGGCCTACAAGCCCTTCGTCATCGCGCGGGTTCTGTCGGCTGAAAAGCATCCGGAGGCCGATCGCCTGAAGGTGCTGTCGGTCGATGCCGGTCCTGATGTGAACGGCGGCAAGCCGTTGCAGATCGTCTGCGGTGCGCCGAATGCCCGCGCCGGTCTCGTGGGCGCGCTGGCGCGGCCTGGCGATTATGTGCCGGGCATCGATGTCACGCTCGGCGTCGGCAAGATCAGAGGCGTCGAAAGCCAAGGCATGATGTGCTCCGAAAAGGAGCTGAACATGTCCGACAGCCACGACGGCATCATCGATCTGCCCGCCGATGCGCCTGTCGGCACCTCTTTTGCCGCCTACGCTCATCTCGACGATCCCATGATCGAGATCAACCTGACGCCGAACCGTCCGGATTGCACCTCGATCTACGGCATCGCCCGTGACCTGGCGGCATCAGGCCTCGGCACGCTGAAGACACGGCCCGCGCCGTCCTTTGCCGTCGAAGGCGAAACGCCCGTCAAGGTGACGCTCGATCTCGATGACGAGAAGCTTTGCCCGGGCTTTGCGCTCCGCCTCGTGCGCGGTGTCAAGAACGGCCCGAGCCCGAAGTGGATGCAGCAGCGTCTGCTGGCGATCGGCCTCAGGCCCATCAACGCGCTCGTCGACATCACCAACTACATGACCTTCGACCAGGGTCGCCCGATGCACGTCTTCGACGCCGCCAAGGTCAAGGGCAACCTGACCGTCCGCCGCGCCAAGGATGGCGAAACGGTGCTGGCGCTCGATCAGCGCGAGTACAAGCTCAGCGCCAACAATGTCGTGATCACGGACGCCGATGGCATCGAGTCGATCGGCGGCATCATGGGCGGCGAGCATTCCGGCTGCGATGAGAACACCACCGACGTCCTGATCGAATCGGCGCTCTGGGATCCAATGAACATCGCCAAGTCGGGTCGCGGCCTCGGCATCATCACCGATGCCCGCTACCGTTTCGAACGCGGCGTCGATCCTGAATACATGGTCCCGGGCCTCGAGCGCACAACCGAACTGGTCCTCGAACTCTGCGGCGGTACGGCGGCCAAGGCCGATGTCGTCGGCTACAAGGGCTATGAGCCCAAGATCGTCGATTTCCCCTTCTCCGAGGTCAAGCGCCTGACGGGGCTCGAGGTCTCGACGGACGAGAGCGCCGAAATCCTGACGCGCCTCGGCTTCAAGGTCACCGGTTCCGGCGAGCGCGTCTCGGTCTCGGTTCCCTCCTGGCGCCCCGATGTCGACGGCAAGGCCGATCTCGTCGAGGAAGTCATGCGCATCCACGGCGTCGACAACATCAAGCCCGCGCCGTTGGAAAGCCATGCTGAAGTCAACGGCAAGATCCTGACGACGCTGCAGATCCGCACCCGCACCGCCAAGCGCGCGCTCGCCTCGCGCGGAATGCTGGAGGCCGTCACCTGGTCGTTCATCTCCGAAGATCAGGCAAAGCTCTTCGGCGGCGGCTCGCCGGCGCTGAAGCTTGCCAACCCGATCGCTGCGGATATGTCCGACATGCGCCCATCGCTGCTGCCGGGCCTGCTCAGCGCCGCCCAGCGCAATGCCGACAAGGGCTACGGTGACGTCGCGATCTTCGAAGTCTCCGGCACCTATGAGAACGATCGCCCCGAGGGGCAGCGCCGCGTTGCCGGTGGTGTCCGTCGTGGCACCGCCTCGCTTGCCGGCGCCGGCCGCATGTGGCTGAACGCCGCCAAGGGCGGCGGCAAGCCGGTCGACGTCTTCGACGCCAAGGCCGATGCGCTTGCCGTGATCGAAGCCTGCGGCCTGCCGATGGGCAACATCCAGATCGAACAGGGTGGACCTGATTGGTACCACCCCGGTCGTTCCGGCACGATCAAGATGGGCCCGAAGGTCATTCTCGGCTATTTCGGCGAGTTCCATCCCTTGACGCTGGAAGCGCTTGACGTGTCAGGCGCGCTCTCGGGCTTCGAAGTCTATATCGACGCCATGGCCGAGCCGAAGAAGAAGGCGACCCGCACCAAGCCGGCGCTGGAGCTTTCGCCGTTCCAGGCCGTCAAGCGCGACTTTGCCTTCGTCGTCGACAAGTCGGTGGAAGCAGGCGCGATCATCAAGGCAGCGACCGGTGCAGACCGCAAGCTCGTCACCGGTGTCAACGTCTTCGACATCTTCGAAGGCCCGTCGCTCGGTGAAGGCAAGAAGTCGGTGGCGATCGAGGTTCAGATCCAGCCGGTGGACCGCACGCTCACCGACGAGGATTTCGAAGCACTGACGCAGAAGATCGTTGCCAGCGTGACGAAATTCACCGGCGGCGTCCTCAGAGCCTGA
- the rpmI gene encoding 50S ribosomal protein L35, with amino-acid sequence MPKMKTKSAAKKRFKITATGKVKAAAAGKRHGMIKRSNKFIRDARGTMVLAEPDGRKVVKNYLPNGL; translated from the coding sequence ATGCCCAAGATGAAGACGAAGTCTGCTGCCAAGAAGCGGTTCAAGATCACCGCAACTGGCAAGGTCAAGGCTGCAGCTGCTGGCAAGCGCCATGGCATGATCAAGCGTAGCAACAAGTTCATCCGCGATGCACGTGGCACGATGGTTCTGGCTGAACCGGATGGCCGCAAGGTCGTGAAGAACTACCTGCCGAACGGTCTCTAA
- a CDS encoding response regulator transcription factor, which translates to MRILLGEDDANISSHVVEALGREGYRIDVLATGPQVWEEGETGDFAAIILDLGLPGMDGLSILKRWRMAGINTPVLVLTARGSWMERVDGFDAGADDYLPKPFRTEELIARLRALLRRSGVGHARVKSADRFTLDENARRVTFDGRELDLSPLEYRMLALFIARPGAVLTAAELASQVQGRDDDAAKNAVEAMVARLRKKTDSDAIETRRGFGYVLPERRGA; encoded by the coding sequence ATGCGGATCTTGCTGGGCGAGGACGACGCCAACATTTCCAGTCACGTGGTCGAGGCGCTCGGGCGCGAGGGCTACCGCATCGACGTTCTCGCGACCGGGCCGCAGGTCTGGGAGGAAGGCGAGACCGGTGACTTCGCCGCGATCATTCTCGACCTCGGCCTGCCAGGCATGGACGGCCTGTCGATCCTGAAGCGATGGCGCATGGCCGGCATCAATACGCCTGTCCTGGTGCTGACGGCTCGCGGCTCATGGATGGAGCGCGTTGATGGCTTCGATGCCGGAGCCGACGATTATCTGCCGAAGCCGTTTCGCACCGAGGAATTGATCGCGCGTCTGCGCGCCTTGTTGCGCCGCTCCGGCGTCGGCCACGCACGCGTCAAGTCCGCCGATCGCTTCACGCTGGATGAAAATGCCCGCCGGGTGACATTCGACGGCAGGGAGTTGGACCTAAGCCCGCTGGAATATCGGATGCTGGCGCTTTTCATCGCAAGACCCGGCGCGGTGCTCACCGCCGCTGAACTTGCGAGCCAGGTTCAGGGCAGGGACGATGATGCCGCCAAGAATGCCGTCGAAGCCATGGTGGCACGACTGAGAAAGAAGACCGACAGCGACGCGATCGAGACGCGTCGTGGCTTCGGCTATGTGCTGCCGGAGCGGCGTGGCGCATGA
- a CDS encoding ATP-binding protein, whose amino-acid sequence MMGSLRFRLAVGALVAIGVALTIVWFVLSHLFTDYLADQYSYEMTGVMDSLAARLTVEDGRLVLTGELADTRFDLPTGGRYWQISPSDGGRPLRSRSLWDEEIAAGDLSADLYCGFRQTDGPDGLPVLVSEKRMSLGEGAARKEFTIYTGFSKAEMETVLESYHRPLRLMLLSIGGILLLAAFLQGWIGLRPLARLRDSVADIRAGRLAHIGWSGPREVTPLVREINLLLTERETAVERARARASDLAHGLKTPLTVLSHLAESLPAEKRDTALQQIELVRQRSDRQLQAARMGVEQMATTSLLGISGKLVNVLQAFTSGKGIDWHVDIDPALSIQADPADIAEALGNVLDNAVRFARSRIELSARHDQRHIVLIVSDDGPGAGAESYDRMLKRGVTINDETSGSGLGLAISADIVEAYGGKLDLLASKLGGLMVKMTLPASEVAP is encoded by the coding sequence ATGATGGGCTCGCTGCGATTTCGCCTTGCCGTCGGCGCGCTTGTCGCGATCGGCGTTGCATTGACGATCGTCTGGTTTGTGCTCAGCCATCTGTTCACCGATTATCTCGCCGACCAGTATTCCTATGAGATGACCGGCGTGATGGATTCACTCGCCGCGCGCCTCACGGTCGAAGATGGTCGGCTCGTGCTGACGGGTGAACTGGCCGACACCCGCTTCGACCTGCCAACGGGCGGCCGCTACTGGCAGATCTCTCCGAGCGATGGCGGGCGCCCCTTGCGCTCGCGATCGCTGTGGGATGAGGAGATCGCCGCCGGCGATCTGTCTGCCGATCTCTATTGCGGGTTCCGCCAGACAGATGGCCCGGACGGATTGCCCGTCCTTGTTTCGGAAAAGCGGATGAGCCTTGGGGAGGGCGCTGCCCGCAAGGAGTTCACGATCTACACCGGTTTCTCCAAGGCCGAGATGGAAACCGTGCTTGAAAGCTATCACCGGCCGTTGCGGTTGATGCTGCTGTCGATCGGCGGGATCTTGCTGCTGGCCGCCTTTCTGCAGGGCTGGATTGGCCTTCGTCCGCTGGCGCGGCTTCGTGACAGCGTTGCGGATATCCGCGCTGGCCGCCTTGCCCATATTGGCTGGAGCGGACCGAGAGAGGTGACGCCGCTGGTGCGCGAGATCAACCTCTTGCTGACCGAGCGCGAAACGGCCGTCGAGCGGGCCCGGGCGCGGGCAAGTGATCTGGCCCATGGGCTGAAGACGCCACTGACGGTTCTGTCTCATCTGGCGGAGAGCCTGCCGGCCGAAAAGCGCGACACCGCCCTGCAGCAGATCGAGCTGGTGCGGCAGCGATCCGATCGTCAGCTGCAGGCCGCGCGCATGGGCGTCGAACAGATGGCGACGACGTCGCTGCTCGGCATATCGGGAAAGCTCGTCAATGTCCTGCAGGCGTTCACCTCGGGAAAGGGCATCGATTGGCATGTCGACATCGATCCGGCGCTGAGCATTCAGGCGGATCCCGCTGATATCGCGGAGGCGCTGGGCAATGTGCTCGATAATGCCGTACGCTTTGCCCGCTCGCGAATTGAGCTCAGCGCCCGTCACGACCAACGGCATATCGTTCTGATCGTCTCCGACGATGGCCCCGGCGCGGGTGCCGAGAGCTACGACCGGATGCTGAAGCGCGGCGTTACCATCAACGACGAGACCTCCGGCTCCGGGCTCGGGCTTGCAATCTCCGCCGATATCGTCGAAGCCTATGGCGGCAAGCTCGATCTCCTGGCATCGAAACTGGGTGGGTTGATGGTGAAAATGACCTTGCCCGCCAGCGAGGTTGCCCCTTGA
- a CDS encoding aldo/keto reductase — MKTRKLGNLEVSAVGLGCMGMSFAYGASDENESIRTLGRAVDLGITFFDTAEMYGPYTNEELLGRALKPVRDRVVIATKFGFTFDANKSGAAAITGVDSRPENVKRVAEASLKRLGIDMIDLFYQHRVDPTVPIEETVGAMAELVREGKVRALGLSEAGSATIRRAHAVHPIAALQSEYSLWSRDPEHDVLDTCRELGIGFVPYSPLGRGFLTGAIQKREDLGADDFRSQLPRFQAENFDANAALVAKLEALAKQKGVTAAQLALAWVLHQGDDIVPIPGARKVNHLEQNAAATDIVLSKQELAELTETISLDQIAGKRYSEASLAMTNL, encoded by the coding sequence ATGAAAACCCGCAAACTTGGAAACCTCGAAGTCTCTGCCGTCGGCCTCGGCTGCATGGGTATGAGCTTCGCCTATGGCGCCAGCGACGAGAACGAGTCGATCAGGACGCTTGGTCGCGCCGTCGATCTCGGCATCACCTTCTTCGATACCGCAGAAATGTACGGCCCCTACACCAATGAAGAGCTGCTTGGCCGGGCGCTGAAGCCGGTCCGCGACCGCGTGGTCATCGCCACCAAGTTCGGCTTTACCTTCGATGCGAACAAATCGGGCGCTGCGGCCATCACCGGTGTCGACAGCCGCCCGGAGAATGTGAAGCGGGTCGCCGAGGCATCACTGAAGCGGCTCGGTATCGATATGATCGACCTCTTCTACCAGCATCGCGTCGATCCCACTGTTCCGATCGAAGAGACGGTCGGCGCCATGGCCGAGCTGGTCAGGGAGGGCAAGGTGCGTGCGCTCGGTCTCTCGGAAGCCGGTAGCGCCACGATCCGTCGCGCCCATGCTGTGCACCCGATCGCGGCGCTGCAGAGCGAGTACTCGCTTTGGTCCCGCGACCCTGAGCATGACGTCCTCGACACCTGTCGGGAGCTGGGGATCGGCTTCGTGCCCTACAGCCCGCTTGGCCGCGGCTTCCTGACGGGGGCGATCCAGAAGCGGGAAGATCTTGGCGCGGACGATTTCCGTAGCCAGCTGCCGCGTTTCCAGGCCGAGAATTTCGACGCCAATGCCGCGCTGGTGGCAAAGCTCGAGGCGCTTGCGAAGCAGAAGGGCGTAACGGCGGCGCAGCTGGCGCTCGCCTGGGTTCTGCACCAGGGTGACGACATCGTGCCGATCCCGGGCGCGCGCAAGGTCAACCATCTCGAGCAGAATGCGGCTGCCACCGATATCGTGCTGAGCAAGCAAGAACTGGCCGAACTGACGGAGACGATTTCGCTCGATCAGATCGCCGGCAAACGCTACTCGGAGGCATCGCTGGCGATGACCAACCTCTAA
- a CDS encoding serine/threonine protein phosphatase translates to MTNDLENLTAEAGLKEADVPVLLAALLSSSRRVERVALSSGAVWIKRYGTERASRWVSLQRMLANLIKAPFLRPSPLLGDEGMAAREMRRVAQFSAQDVPTARVLYSSGAAIVFTDVGDTVDRQLHHVLNNDPVAHDNMLVHCAAELGRLHSKGLCHGRPYPRDMFLKDGRVGFMDFEEEPDRVMPLEVAQARDIWLLFLQVATRAKLGGKTHDRAYKAWADVAPAAAVAELRKLTGFLGGFLSAARLIGRVHMGSDLRRFIVATSYLKQVS, encoded by the coding sequence GTGACGAACGATCTCGAAAATCTGACGGCGGAAGCCGGGCTGAAGGAAGCGGACGTGCCTGTCCTGCTCGCAGCCCTGCTGAGCAGTTCGCGACGCGTCGAGCGCGTGGCGCTGTCGAGCGGTGCCGTCTGGATCAAGCGCTATGGCACCGAGCGCGCATCGCGCTGGGTGAGCCTGCAGCGCATGCTCGCCAATCTCATCAAGGCGCCGTTTCTCCGTCCGTCGCCGCTTCTCGGCGACGAGGGCATGGCGGCGCGCGAGATGCGCCGCGTCGCGCAGTTTTCCGCGCAGGACGTTCCGACGGCCCGCGTCCTCTATTCTTCCGGTGCGGCCATCGTGTTCACCGATGTCGGCGATACCGTCGATCGCCAGCTCCATCATGTGCTGAATAACGATCCTGTTGCCCACGATAATATGCTTGTCCATTGCGCCGCCGAGCTTGGCCGACTGCATTCAAAAGGCCTGTGCCACGGTCGGCCCTATCCGCGCGACATGTTCCTGAAGGACGGCCGCGTCGGCTTCATGGATTTCGAGGAAGAGCCCGATCGGGTGATGCCGCTGGAAGTCGCCCAGGCACGCGATATCTGGCTGCTCTTTTTGCAGGTCGCGACCCGCGCCAAGCTTGGCGGCAAAACGCACGACCGGGCCTACAAGGCCTGGGCCGATGTGGCGCCGGCAGCCGCCGTTGCCGAACTGCGCAAGCTTACAGGATTCCTGGGCGGCTTTTTATCCGCTGCCCGGTTGATTGGCCGCGTGCACATGGGTAGTGATCTGCGACGTTTCATCGTGGCGACCAGCTATCTGAAGCAAGTTTCGTGA
- a CDS encoding PepSY domain-containing protein, which translates to MDPKRRSLLSLLLLTCWLAAAGNLAVRDASAKDGGSNSGSGSSGGSGSGSSGSGSSGSNSGSSGSGSDNSGHGGGDDHGGGHGGDDGDDGDDDGGSGNHGRGSDYDRARDAVRDGKVLPLKAILKNIDMRRYGRVIDVRLQRSMVSDTYQLKVRDGAGTIRTLRINARDGTLLGGS; encoded by the coding sequence ATGGACCCCAAACGCCGCTCGCTTCTATCTCTTTTATTGTTGACCTGCTGGCTGGCGGCGGCCGGTAACCTCGCGGTGCGCGATGCATCCGCCAAGGACGGAGGCAGCAACAGCGGGTCGGGCAGTTCGGGCGGCTCCGGCAGCGGCTCCTCTGGATCCGGTTCGTCCGGATCGAATTCCGGAAGTTCCGGCTCCGGAAGCGATAACAGCGGCCATGGCGGCGGCGATGATCACGGAGGCGGTCATGGCGGTGACGACGGCGATGATGGCGACGACGACGGCGGTAGCGGCAATCACGGGCGCGGTTCGGACTATGATCGCGCCAGGGATGCTGTCCGGGACGGCAAGGTGCTGCCCCTGAAGGCGATCCTGAAAAACATCGACATGCGACGCTATGGCCGCGTCATCGACGTCCGGCTGCAGCGGTCGATGGTCAGCGATACCTATCAGCTGAAAGTCAGGGACGGCGCCGGAACCATCAGAACCCTGCGCATCAACGCCCGCGACGGCACGTTGCTGGGAGGATCCTGA
- the pheS gene encoding phenylalanine--tRNA ligase subunit alpha has protein sequence MTELETLEKQLLSDVAAAADEPAIEAVRVGALGKKGSVSELLKTLGSMTPEERQTRGAAINALKTVVTEAINARKADLKKAAIDARLKAETVDVSLPVRSSPAERGRIHPISQIIDEITAIFGDMGFSIAEGPDVETDYYNFTALNFPEGHPAREMHDTFFFNPDENGERKVLRTHTSPVQVRTMEAQKPPIRIIIPGKTYRQDSDATHSPMFHQVEGLVVDKKANVANIRWVLEEFCKTFFEVDSVTMRFRPSFFPFTEPSFEVDIQCDRSGPIVKFGEGTDWMEILGCGMVHPNVLRAGGLDPDEYQGFAWGMGLDRIAMLKYGMPDLRDFFNADVRWMTHYGFRPLDMPTLFGGLSA, from the coding sequence ATGACCGAACTCGAAACCCTGGAAAAGCAACTTCTGTCTGATGTGGCAGCCGCTGCCGACGAGCCGGCGATCGAAGCCGTGCGTGTCGGCGCACTCGGCAAGAAGGGTTCGGTCTCCGAGCTCCTGAAGACGCTCGGTTCGATGACGCCGGAAGAGCGCCAGACGCGCGGCGCGGCGATCAACGCGCTGAAGACTGTCGTGACCGAGGCGATCAACGCCCGCAAGGCCGATCTCAAGAAGGCGGCGATCGACGCCCGTCTGAAGGCCGAGACGGTCGATGTCTCGCTGCCGGTCCGCTCTTCGCCGGCCGAGCGCGGCCGCATCCATCCGATCAGCCAGATCATCGACGAGATCACCGCGATCTTCGGCGACATGGGCTTCTCGATCGCTGAAGGTCCCGATGTCGAGACCGACTATTACAATTTCACGGCGCTGAACTTCCCCGAAGGTCATCCGGCCCGCGAGATGCACGACACCTTCTTCTTCAATCCGGACGAGAACGGCGAGCGCAAGGTGCTGCGCACGCACACCTCGCCGGTGCAGGTGCGCACCATGGAAGCGCAGAAGCCGCCGATCCGCATCATCATCCCCGGCAAGACCTACCGCCAGGACAGTGACGCCACGCACTCGCCGATGTTCCATCAGGTCGAGGGTCTCGTCGTCGACAAGAAGGCCAATGTCGCCAACATCCGCTGGGTGCTGGAAGAGTTCTGCAAGACCTTCTTCGAGGTCGACAGCGTGACGATGCGCTTCCGCCCGTCCTTCTTCCCCTTCACCGAGCCGTCCTTCGAGGTCGACATCCAGTGCGACCGCTCCGGCCCGATCGTCAAGTTCGGCGAAGGCACCGACTGGATGGAGATCCTGGGCTGCGGCATGGTGCACCCGAACGTGCTGCGCGCCGGCGGTCTTGATCCCGACGAGTACCAGGGCTTTGCCTGGGGCATGGGCCTCGACCGCATCGCCATGCTGAAATACGGCATGCCCGACCTGCGCGACTTCTTCAACGCCGACGTCCGCTGGATGACCCATTACGGCTTCCGCCCGCTCGACATGCCGACGCTGTTCGGCGGTCTGAGCGCGTAA